The following coding sequences are from one Gammaproteobacteria bacterium window:
- the parE gene encoding DNA topoisomerase IV subunit B: MSGYDASAIEVLTGLEPVRRRPGMYTDTSRPNHLAQEVVDNSVDEALAGHATHVAVTLHPDGSLSVSDDGRGMPVDVHPGEKVSGVEVILTRLHAGGKFSQKNYQFSGGLHGVGVSVVNALSKHLEVWVRRAGVEYNMAFADGAPVSDLEVVGEVPKRATGTTLRFWPDPQFFDSPRFSVPRLQHVLKAKAVLCPGLRVSFRDEATGEEQEWLYQEGLAAYLQEANQGLESIPAVPFVGSFRSEREAVDWALAWLPEGGEGLSESYVNLVPTPLGGTHVSGLRSGLLEAMREFCEFRNLLPRGVKLAPDDVWERCTYVLSVKLAEPQFSGQTKERLSSRECAAFVSGVVKDALSLWLNQHPETGEQIAEIAVASAQRRLRASRQVVRKRVTSGPALPGKLADCTGQELERTELFLVEGDSAGGSAKQARDRTFQAILPLRGKILNTWEVEPEAVLASQEVHDIAVAVGVDPASSDLSGLRYGKVCVLADADSDGAHIATLLCALFVRHFRPLVEAGHVFVAMPPLYRIDVGKDVYYALDDGEKQGILDRIAAEGRRGKVSVQRFKGLGEMSPLQLRETTMAPDTRRLLQLMVEPGDDTDSLMDMLLAKRRAADRRSWLETKGNLAEVL; encoded by the coding sequence GTGAGCGGGTACGACGCCTCCGCTATCGAGGTCCTGACCGGCCTCGAGCCGGTTCGCCGGCGCCCGGGGATGTATACGGACACCTCGCGCCCCAACCACCTGGCCCAGGAGGTGGTGGACAACAGTGTGGACGAGGCGCTGGCCGGCCACGCGACGCACGTGGCGGTCACGTTGCACCCGGACGGCTCGCTCAGCGTGAGCGACGACGGCCGCGGCATGCCCGTGGACGTACACCCCGGGGAGAAGGTCTCGGGGGTGGAGGTCATCCTCACCCGATTGCACGCGGGCGGAAAGTTCTCGCAGAAGAACTATCAGTTCTCCGGCGGTCTTCACGGGGTGGGCGTCTCGGTGGTGAACGCCCTGTCGAAGCACCTCGAAGTCTGGGTCCGCCGCGCAGGGGTGGAGTACAACATGGCGTTCGCCGACGGGGCCCCGGTCTCGGACCTGGAGGTGGTCGGCGAGGTCCCCAAGCGTGCCACGGGGACCACCTTGCGGTTCTGGCCGGACCCGCAGTTCTTCGACTCCCCCCGCTTCTCGGTACCGCGCCTGCAGCACGTGCTGAAGGCCAAGGCGGTGCTCTGCCCGGGGCTGCGCGTCAGCTTTCGTGACGAGGCGACCGGGGAGGAGCAGGAGTGGCTCTACCAGGAGGGGCTGGCGGCCTACCTGCAGGAGGCCAACCAGGGTCTCGAGAGCATCCCGGCGGTGCCCTTCGTGGGGAGTTTCCGCAGCGAGCGCGAGGCCGTCGACTGGGCGCTCGCCTGGCTGCCGGAGGGGGGCGAGGGGCTCTCCGAGAGCTACGTGAACCTGGTGCCCACCCCCCTCGGAGGCACGCATGTGAGCGGGCTACGCAGCGGGCTGCTCGAGGCGATGCGGGAGTTCTGCGAGTTCCGCAACCTCCTGCCGCGCGGGGTCAAGCTGGCGCCGGACGACGTCTGGGAGCGTTGCACCTACGTGCTGTCGGTGAAGCTGGCCGAGCCGCAATTCTCGGGGCAGACCAAGGAGCGGCTGTCCTCCCGGGAGTGCGCCGCGTTCGTCTCGGGGGTGGTGAAGGACGCCCTCAGCCTGTGGCTCAACCAGCACCCCGAAACTGGCGAGCAGATCGCCGAGATTGCGGTCGCGAGTGCCCAGCGCCGGCTTCGGGCGAGCCGCCAGGTGGTGCGCAAGAGGGTGACGAGCGGACCCGCCCTGCCCGGCAAGCTGGCGGACTGCACGGGTCAGGAGTTGGAGCGCACCGAGCTCTTCCTGGTGGAGGGCGACTCGGCCGGCGGGTCGGCAAAACAGGCCCGCGACCGCACCTTCCAGGCGATCCTCCCCCTGCGCGGCAAGATCCTGAACACCTGGGAGGTGGAGCCCGAGGCGGTGCTGGCCTCCCAGGAGGTGCACGACATCGCCGTCGCGGTCGGTGTCGACCCGGCGTCGTCGGACCTGAGCGGGCTGCGTTACGGCAAGGTGTGCGTGCTGGCCGACGCCGACTCGGACGGGGCCCACATCGCGACCCTGCTCTGCGCCCTGTTCGTGCGCCATTTCCGCCCGCTGGTCGAGGCCGGGCACGTCTTCGTCGCCATGCCGCCGCTCTACCGGATCGACGTGGGCAAGGACGTCTATTACGCGCTGGACGACGGTGAGAAGCAGGGGATCCTGGACCGCATCGCGGCCGAGGGGAGAAGGGGGAAGGTGAGTGTGCAGCGCTTCAAGGGGCTCGGTGAGATGAGCCCCTTGCAGCTTCGCGAGACCACCATGGCCCCGGACACGCGGCGGCTCCTCCAGCTCATGGTCGAGCCCGGGGACGACACCGATTCCCTGATGGACATGCTCCTCGCGAAGCGCCGCGCGGCGGACCGCAGATCCTGGCTCGAGACCAAAGGCAACCTGGCGGAGGTGCTCTGA
- the genX gene encoding EF-P lysine aminoacylase GenX, producing MHHLDAEDWRPTASLEALRARARLLEDVRSFFRERGVLEVETPVLGNATGTDPHLAPLRVWHGAGGGGTLYLQTSPELAMKRLLAAHGVPIYQVTRAFRDDERGSLHNPEFSLLEWYRPGWDHQALMGEVEALFERVVGTAGARRLTYREAFRSAVGLDPFDCAAGALCERAARHGLATASGADGEAGTEACLDFLFAVVVQPWLSAVPLAFVYDYPAFQASLARVRPGDPPVAERFEAFLGGVEVANGYHELTDADEQARRFEADLARRRAAGLPEVPVDGRLLAALRAGLPPCAGVACGLDRMLLAARGGGRIDEVLAFPLERA from the coding sequence ATGCACCACTTGGACGCTGAGGACTGGCGCCCCACGGCTTCGCTCGAGGCCCTGCGGGCACGGGCCCGGCTCCTGGAGGACGTGAGGTCCTTTTTCCGGGAGCGCGGGGTGCTCGAAGTGGAGACCCCCGTCCTCGGGAACGCCACGGGCACCGACCCGCACCTCGCCCCGCTGCGGGTGTGGCACGGCGCGGGGGGTGGGGGAACCCTCTACCTGCAGACTTCTCCCGAGCTCGCCATGAAGCGGCTCCTCGCCGCCCATGGCGTCCCCATCTATCAGGTCACCAGGGCGTTCCGGGACGACGAGCGCGGCAGCCTGCACAACCCGGAGTTCAGTCTCCTCGAGTGGTACCGACCGGGCTGGGACCACCAGGCCCTGATGGGCGAGGTGGAGGCCCTCTTCGAACGGGTGGTGGGAACGGCGGGGGCGCGGCGGCTGACCTACCGGGAGGCCTTCCGGTCGGCTGTCGGTCTCGACCCTTTCGATTGCGCCGCCGGGGCTCTGTGCGAGCGCGCCGCTCGCCACGGGCTGGCCACCGCGTCCGGGGCCGACGGGGAGGCCGGCACGGAGGCCTGCCTCGATTTCCTGTTCGCGGTCGTCGTGCAGCCCTGGCTTTCGGCCGTGCCTCTCGCCTTCGTCTACGACTATCCCGCCTTCCAGGCATCCCTGGCCCGGGTACGCCCGGGTGACCCACCGGTGGCCGAGCGTTTCGAGGCGTTCCTCGGGGGCGTGGAGGTGGCCAACGGCTACCACGAGCTCACCGACGCCGACGAGCAGGCGCGCCGCTTCGAGGCCGACCTCGCGCGGCGCCGCGCGGCGGGTCTTCCGGAGGTCCCGGTGGACGGGCGCCTGCTCGCCGCGCTGCGGGCGGGGTTGCCCCCTTGCGCCGGAGTCGCGTGCGGCCTCGACCGGATGCTGCTCGCGGCGCGTGGTGGGGGGCGGATCGACGAGGTGTTGGCGTTTCCCCTCGAGCGGGCCTAG
- the parC gene encoding DNA topoisomerase IV subunit A, with protein sequence MNTVEAIERRPLREFTEKAYLDYSMYVILDRALPHLGDGLKPVQRRIVYAMSELGLRAGAKHKKSARTVGDVLGKYHPHGDSACYEAMVLMAQPFSFRYPLVDGQGNWGSPDDPKSFAAMRYTEARLTPFAQVLLQELEQGTVDWVPNFDGTLDEPAVLPARLPHVLLNGATGIAVGMATDIPPHNVREVASACLRLLDDPQATVAQLCEHIRGPDFPTEAEITTAAADLRKLYETGVGSVRQRARYEVDREEGAIVITALPHQVSGAKVLEQIAAQMTAKKLPMVEDLRDESDNENPTRLVVVLRSKRVEAEPVISHLLATTDLERSYRVNLNLIGLDGRPRVMGLRELLLGWLEFRERTVRRRLQHRLDRVLARLHILDGLLIAYLNIDEVIAIIRREEEPKPVLMARFGLSDAQAEAILELKLRHLARLEEMKIRGEQQDLARERDGLQETLGSPKRLRALMAEEIQADARTYGDARRSPLVERTQAQALEESEVVPAEPVTVVLSERGWVRTAKGHDVDPRSLAYRSGDGFKAAAPGRSNQLAVFLDSTGRAYALHAHTLPSARGQGEPLTGRIDAPDGATFEGLLVGNAEDLYLLATDAGYGFVASFEELAGRNRSGKAVLTVPEGARVLSPVRVRDLERDLVAAVTTAGRLLVHPVSELPRLSKGKGVKIIGITPAALASREEYVKALTVVRPDGQLKVTAGKRELTLRPSDWEPYRLGRARKGLKLPRGFQRVDAMLAVEPG encoded by the coding sequence GTGAACACGGTCGAGGCCATCGAGCGGCGGCCGTTGCGAGAATTCACCGAGAAGGCCTATCTCGACTACTCGATGTACGTCATCCTGGACCGGGCCCTGCCGCACCTCGGTGACGGCCTGAAGCCGGTCCAGCGGCGGATCGTCTACGCGATGTCCGAGCTCGGCCTGCGGGCGGGGGCAAAGCACAAGAAGTCGGCCCGCACCGTGGGCGACGTGCTCGGCAAGTACCACCCCCACGGGGACTCGGCCTGCTACGAGGCCATGGTCCTGATGGCGCAGCCGTTCTCTTTCCGCTACCCGTTGGTGGACGGCCAGGGCAACTGGGGGTCGCCCGACGACCCGAAGTCGTTCGCGGCGATGCGCTACACCGAGGCCCGCCTGACCCCCTTCGCCCAGGTCCTGCTCCAGGAGCTCGAGCAGGGCACGGTGGACTGGGTCCCCAACTTCGACGGAACCCTGGACGAGCCGGCCGTCCTCCCGGCCCGGCTGCCGCACGTGCTGCTGAATGGTGCGACGGGGATCGCCGTCGGGATGGCGACCGACATCCCGCCGCACAATGTCCGCGAGGTGGCCAGCGCCTGTCTCCGGCTCCTGGATGACCCGCAGGCGACGGTGGCCCAGCTCTGCGAGCACATCCGCGGGCCGGATTTCCCCACCGAGGCCGAGATCACCACCGCGGCGGCCGACCTGCGCAAGCTCTACGAGACCGGCGTCGGCTCGGTGCGCCAGCGTGCCCGCTACGAAGTCGACCGCGAAGAGGGCGCGATCGTCATCACCGCGCTGCCTCACCAGGTCTCGGGGGCCAAGGTCCTGGAGCAGATCGCGGCGCAGATGACCGCCAAGAAGCTCCCGATGGTGGAGGATCTGCGGGACGAGTCCGACAACGAGAACCCCACGCGACTGGTGGTGGTCCTGCGGAGCAAGCGTGTCGAGGCGGAGCCGGTCATCTCCCACCTCCTGGCCACCACCGACCTCGAGCGCTCCTATCGGGTCAACCTGAACCTGATCGGCCTCGACGGCCGCCCGCGGGTCATGGGCTTGCGCGAGTTGCTCCTCGGCTGGCTGGAGTTCCGGGAGCGAACCGTTCGCAGGCGCCTGCAGCACCGGCTCGACCGGGTGCTCGCGCGCCTGCACATCCTGGACGGCCTGCTGATTGCCTACCTCAACATCGACGAGGTGATCGCCATCATCCGGCGGGAGGAGGAGCCCAAGCCGGTGCTGATGGCCCGTTTCGGGCTGAGCGACGCGCAGGCCGAGGCGATCCTGGAGTTGAAGCTCCGCCACCTGGCGCGTCTGGAGGAGATGAAGATCCGGGGCGAGCAGCAGGACCTGGCGCGCGAGCGCGACGGGCTCCAGGAGACGCTCGGCAGCCCGAAGCGCTTGCGGGCCCTGATGGCGGAGGAGATCCAGGCCGACGCCCGTACCTACGGTGACGCCCGGCGCTCGCCCCTGGTCGAGAGGACTCAGGCGCAGGCCCTGGAGGAGAGCGAAGTCGTCCCGGCGGAGCCCGTGACGGTAGTCCTCTCCGAGCGAGGGTGGGTGCGCACGGCGAAAGGGCACGACGTCGACCCCCGGTCGCTCGCGTACCGCTCCGGGGACGGCTTCAAGGCGGCGGCGCCCGGGCGCAGCAACCAGCTCGCGGTGTTCCTCGACTCCACCGGGCGTGCCTACGCCCTTCACGCGCACACGCTGCCCTCGGCCCGGGGGCAGGGCGAGCCCCTCACGGGCCGGATCGACGCCCCTGACGGTGCGACGTTCGAGGGCCTGCTGGTCGGCAACGCCGAGGACCTGTACCTTCTCGCGACGGATGCCGGCTACGGTTTCGTCGCGAGCTTCGAGGAGCTGGCGGGGCGCAATCGCAGCGGAAAGGCCGTGCTGACCGTACCCGAGGGGGCGCGGGTATTGTCTCCCGTGCGGGTCCGGGACCTCGAGCGTGACCTCGTCGCGGCCGTGACCACGGCCGGCCGGTTGCTGGTGCACCCGGTGTCCGAGCTCCCTCGGCTCTCCAAGGGCAAGGGCGTGAAGATCATCGGGATCACGCCCGCGGCCCTCGCCAGCCGCGAGGAGTACGTGAAGGCACTGACCGTGGTGCGCCCGGATGGACAGCTGAAGGTGACCGCGGGAAAGCGCGAGCTGACCCTGAGACCTTCCGACTGGGAGCCCTATCGGCTCGGCCGCGCGCGCAAGGGGCTGAAGCTGCCACGGGGATTCCAGCGCGTGGACGCGATGCTGGCCGTGGAGCCGGGTTGA
- the efp gene encoding elongation factor P: protein MASIGMNDLRVGVKIMVEGDPCTIVESDLVKPGKGQAFTRIRYRNLKTGRVLERTYKSSDSAELADVMDSELQYLYADGDHFHFMHPDSYEQIAADAAVVGDAAQWLKGQDTCTVTLWNGLPIAVSPPNFVSLRITRTDPGVRGDTASGGGKPATLETGAVIKVPLFVEEGEVIKVDTRTGQYVSRVKE, encoded by the coding sequence ATGGCGAGCATCGGGATGAACGACCTCCGCGTGGGGGTCAAGATCATGGTGGAAGGGGACCCCTGCACGATCGTGGAGTCCGACCTGGTGAAGCCGGGCAAGGGTCAGGCCTTCACACGCATCCGCTACCGGAACCTGAAGACCGGCCGCGTGCTGGAGCGCACCTACAAGTCGAGCGATTCGGCCGAGCTCGCCGACGTCATGGACAGCGAGCTGCAGTACCTCTACGCGGACGGCGACCACTTCCACTTCATGCACCCGGACAGCTACGAGCAGATTGCCGCCGACGCGGCCGTCGTGGGCGACGCGGCCCAGTGGCTGAAGGGACAGGACACGTGCACGGTGACGCTCTGGAACGGGCTGCCGATCGCGGTGTCGCCGCCCAACTTCGTCAGCCTGCGCATCACCCGGACCGACCCGGGCGTGCGGGGAGATACCGCCTCGGGGGGCGGCAAGCCGGCCACGCTCGAGACCGGGGCCGTGATCAAGGTCCCGCTCTTCGTCGAAGAGGGCGAGGTCATCAAGGTCGACACTCGAACGGGCCAGTACGTCTCGCGGGTGAAGGAGTAG
- a CDS encoding DUF1015 domain-containing protein: MSGSAGPLTRPFPGLRPAPGLAEAVAAPPYDVVSLEEARALSAGKPWSFLHVSRPEIDLPDGTDPYDTAVYRKGAETFKGMREAGVLKADTGPRYYVYRLVQGGHSQTGVVLAASVAAYESGQIRRHELTRPQKEDDRVRHIQALGAQTGPAFLTYRKHPDLDRLVSSVVAGAPEVDFTGADGVRHTLWVVADPDRLAEFSAAFEAVGRLYIADGHHRSAAAARLAQAHRAAAGAPDAPSLYFLAVAFPDDQMRILAYHRVVADLGGLSPEAFLERLGEEFEVQPSASPVTPAAPGEWGLFLSRGWFRLRARGGPLSAGDPVARLDVSVLSDRVLGPLLGIEDLRRDPRIDFVGGIRGLGELERRVRSGEMAAAFALYPTQLSDLMAVADAGLMMPPKSTWFEPKLADGLVSHLL; encoded by the coding sequence GTGAGCGGGTCCGCGGGTCCCCTGACGCGTCCCTTCCCGGGCCTGCGGCCCGCGCCGGGCCTGGCCGAGGCGGTGGCGGCCCCCCCCTACGACGTGGTGAGCCTCGAGGAGGCGAGGGCGCTCTCCGCAGGCAAGCCCTGGAGCTTCCTGCACGTCTCGCGGCCCGAGATCGACCTCCCCGACGGGACCGACCCGTACGACACCGCGGTCTATCGCAAGGGGGCGGAGACCTTTAAGGGCATGCGGGAAGCGGGGGTCCTGAAGGCCGACACCGGGCCCCGCTACTACGTGTACCGTCTGGTCCAGGGCGGGCACAGCCAGACGGGTGTCGTGCTGGCCGCCTCGGTGGCGGCCTACGAGTCGGGTCAGATCCGCCGTCACGAACTGACCCGTCCCCAGAAGGAGGACGACCGGGTTCGGCACATCCAGGCGCTCGGCGCCCAGACCGGTCCTGCGTTCCTCACCTACCGCAAACATCCCGACCTCGACCGGCTCGTCTCCTCGGTGGTGGCGGGTGCGCCCGAGGTCGATTTCACCGGGGCGGACGGGGTGCGCCACACGCTCTGGGTGGTGGCCGACCCCGACCGGTTGGCCGAGTTCAGTGCCGCCTTCGAAGCGGTAGGGCGCCTGTACATCGCCGACGGGCACCACCGCTCCGCGGCCGCTGCCCGCCTCGCCCAGGCTCACCGGGCGGCCGCAGGGGCGCCGGACGCACCGTCGCTCTACTTCCTCGCCGTCGCGTTCCCCGACGACCAGATGCGCATCCTGGCCTACCACCGGGTCGTCGCGGACCTCGGGGGGCTCAGTCCGGAGGCCTTCCTGGAGCGCCTGGGGGAGGAGTTCGAGGTGCAGCCGAGTGCCTCTCCCGTCACGCCCGCGGCGCCGGGCGAGTGGGGTCTGTTCCTGAGCCGGGGCTGGTTCAGGCTCAGGGCCCGGGGTGGGCCGCTTTCAGCGGGTGACCCCGTGGCCCGCCTGGACGTGAGCGTGCTGTCGGACCGGGTTCTCGGTCCGCTCCTCGGGATCGAGGACTTGCGGCGCGACCCGCGCATCGACTTCGTGGGCGGGATCCGCGGCCTCGGGGAGCTCGAGCGGCGCGTGCGCTCGGGGGAGATGGCGGCGGCGTTCGCCCTCTATCCCACCCAGCTCTCCGACCTGATGGCGGTCGCCGACGCGGGTCTCATGATGCCGCCCAAGTCCACCTGGTTCGAGCCGAAGCTGGCGGACGGGCTCGTCTCGCACCTGCTGTAG
- the epmB gene encoding EF-P beta-lysylation protein EpmB, giving the protein MIPRAIARWQIELAAALSRPEELLARLGLDPATLPLAASPFALRVPLAYVDRMRRGDREDPLLRQVLPVAEEHHHAPGFSQDPVGDLAAATTPGLLRKYPGRALFIATGACPVHCRYCFRRHFPYGEHAGHDAWDAAVRAVAADGSVQEVILSGGDPLTLSDERLAGLVRRIAAIPHVRRLRVHTRTPVVLPSRVDEGLLSWLEGCPLQTVVVLHANHPAEIDDTVTRAARELARTGVTLLNQAVLLRGVNDDARVLAELSERLFQAGVLPYYLHQLDPVQGAAHFEVADDSARALLAGVRERLPGYLVPRLVRELRGAPSKLPL; this is encoded by the coding sequence ATGATACCTCGCGCTATCGCACGCTGGCAGATCGAACTGGCCGCGGCACTGAGCCGCCCCGAGGAGCTCCTGGCGCGCCTCGGCCTGGACCCTGCGACGCTGCCCCTCGCCGCCTCGCCGTTTGCGCTTCGCGTGCCCCTCGCGTACGTCGACCGCATGCGGCGGGGTGATCGCGAGGACCCACTCCTGCGCCAGGTCCTGCCCGTCGCCGAAGAGCACCACCACGCCCCGGGCTTCAGCCAGGACCCGGTCGGGGACCTCGCCGCTGCCACTACCCCCGGTCTGCTCCGCAAATACCCCGGGCGCGCGCTCTTCATCGCGACCGGAGCCTGCCCGGTCCATTGCCGGTACTGCTTCCGCCGCCACTTTCCCTACGGCGAGCACGCCGGACACGACGCATGGGATGCCGCGGTCCGGGCGGTCGCGGCCGACGGGTCGGTGCAGGAGGTGATTCTGAGCGGCGGTGACCCCCTCACCCTCAGCGACGAGCGGCTCGCGGGACTCGTGCGACGGATCGCGGCCATCCCGCATGTGCGGCGCCTGAGGGTGCACACCCGCACGCCCGTCGTTCTCCCGTCGCGAGTCGACGAGGGGCTCCTGTCCTGGCTGGAGGGCTGCCCGCTTCAGACGGTCGTCGTCCTCCACGCCAACCACCCCGCGGAGATCGACGACACGGTCACCCGGGCGGCGCGAGAGCTCGCGCGAACCGGAGTGACGCTGCTCAACCAGGCCGTGCTGCTGCGGGGGGTGAACGACGACGCCCGGGTGCTGGCCGAGCTCAGCGAACGCCTCTTCCAGGCAGGGGTGCTGCCCTACTACCTGCACCAGCTCGACCCGGTGCAGGGCGCCGCCCACTTCGAGGTCGCCGATGACAGCGCCCGGGCCCTGCTCGCCGGGGTCCGCGAGCGCCTGCCCGGGTATCTGGTACCGCGTCTCGTGAGGGAGCTTCGGGGCGCACCCTCGAAGCTCCCGTTGTGA
- the nadB gene encoding L-aspartate oxidase — MNEPLSSDVLVIGTGAAGLALALHLAPHVRVAVVSKGPLAEGNTYYAQGGISAVLDPGDSVEQHVADTLAAGAGLCEPNVVRHVVAGGREAIEWLTAQGVEFTREQRSDGSVVLHLTREGGHSRRRVVHAADTTGRSIEEALVGQAGKAANITVYEHHLALDLVTAAKLGRTPNRCLGAYVFDRATRQVKVFAAPVTVLATGGAGKVYLYTSNPDVATGDGIAMAWRAGCRVGNMEFIQFHPTCLYHPKAKSFLVTEAVRGEGGRLLLPDGTPFMHRFDPRAELAPRDVVARAIDHEMKRLGVECVFLDISHRPADFVREHFPNVYARCLDYGIDITGEPIPVVPAAHYTCGGVLTDLRGATDLQGLYAIGETAFTGLHGANRMASNSLLECLVYARSAATDILEHLPRTEAPGVIPPWDESRVTDSDEEVVVAHNWEELRRFMWDYVGIVRTTKRLERAKHRVDLLLGEIDEYYGHFRVTNDLIELRNLAQVADLIIRSALSRRESRGLHYTLDYPAPDETRPPVNTVLCPPGFRGCRGTLPVGRLALDA; from the coding sequence ATGAACGAACCCCTGTCCAGCGACGTCCTGGTCATCGGCACCGGCGCCGCAGGGCTCGCCCTTGCCCTGCATCTCGCCCCCCACGTGCGGGTGGCCGTGGTCTCCAAGGGCCCCCTTGCCGAGGGGAACACCTACTACGCCCAAGGCGGTATTTCGGCCGTGCTCGACCCGGGCGACTCGGTCGAGCAGCACGTCGCCGACACCCTCGCCGCCGGCGCGGGGCTCTGTGAGCCGAACGTCGTTCGCCATGTGGTCGCGGGCGGCCGAGAGGCCATCGAGTGGCTGACGGCCCAGGGCGTCGAGTTCACGCGCGAGCAGCGCAGCGACGGGTCGGTGGTGCTGCACCTGACCCGCGAGGGCGGCCACAGCCGCCGACGCGTCGTGCACGCGGCGGACACGACCGGCCGATCGATCGAGGAGGCCCTCGTCGGCCAGGCAGGCAAGGCCGCCAACATCACGGTCTACGAGCACCACCTCGCCCTGGACCTGGTCACCGCCGCGAAGCTGGGGCGGACCCCGAATCGCTGTCTCGGCGCCTACGTCTTCGATCGCGCGACCCGCCAGGTGAAGGTCTTCGCCGCTCCCGTCACGGTGCTCGCCACCGGCGGTGCTGGCAAGGTCTATCTGTACACCAGCAATCCCGACGTGGCCACGGGAGACGGGATCGCGATGGCCTGGCGCGCCGGCTGCCGGGTCGGAAACATGGAGTTCATCCAGTTCCACCCCACCTGCCTGTACCACCCCAAGGCCAAGTCCTTCCTGGTGACCGAGGCTGTGCGCGGGGAAGGCGGGCGTCTCCTGCTGCCCGACGGCACCCCGTTCATGCATCGTTTCGACCCCCGCGCCGAGCTCGCCCCGAGGGACGTCGTGGCGCGGGCCATCGACCACGAGATGAAGCGCCTGGGGGTCGAGTGTGTCTTCCTCGACATCAGCCACAGACCCGCCGACTTCGTCCGCGAGCACTTCCCGAACGTGTACGCCCGCTGTCTCGACTACGGCATCGACATCACTGGCGAGCCGATCCCCGTGGTGCCTGCGGCCCACTACACCTGCGGGGGCGTCCTCACGGACCTGCGAGGGGCGACGGACCTGCAAGGCCTCTACGCGATCGGGGAGACCGCCTTCACCGGCCTGCACGGGGCCAATCGCATGGCGAGCAACTCGCTGCTCGAGTGCCTGGTGTACGCGCGCAGCGCCGCCACCGACATCCTGGAGCACCTGCCGAGAACCGAAGCTCCGGGGGTGATCCCTCCCTGGGACGAGAGCCGGGTCACGGACTCCGACGAGGAGGTAGTGGTCGCGCACAACTGGGAGGAGTTGCGCCGCTTCATGTGGGACTACGTGGGGATCGTGCGCACCACCAAGCGGCTCGAGCGGGCGAAACACCGGGTCGACCTCCTGCTCGGGGAGATCGACGAGTACTACGGGCACTTCCGGGTGACCAACGACCTCATCGAATTGCGCAATCTGGCGCAGGTCGCCGACCTCATCATCCGCTCGGCCCTCTCGAGGCGCGAGAGCCGTGGACTGCACTACACGCTCGACTACCCGGCGCCCGACGAGACCCGTCCGCCCGTCAACACGGTCCTCTGCCCCCCGGGCTTCCGAGGTTGCCGCGGAACCCTGCCGGTCGGACGGCTGGCGCTGGACGCCTAG
- the htpX gene encoding protease HtpX, which yields MKRVFLFVLTNLAVLVVLSTAARLLGVDRFLTAQGGGIDLSQLLVFAALFGMGGAFVSLAMSKWTARHMTGAQVIGQPGTELEAWLVRTVQDQAQRAGIGMPEVAIFDSPDPNAFATGMNKDKALVAVSTGLLQRMNKREVEAVLGHEISHVANGDMVTLALIQGVVNTFVIFLSRVVGSVVDRALSRNEEYEGPGIGYWVTSIAAELLFGVLASIIVMWFSRQREFRADRGGSALTSPAQMVAALERLKASAEGQHLPDRLAAFGVSGRTGGGLARLFLSHPPLEERIAALQEPRT from the coding sequence ATGAAGCGAGTCTTTCTCTTCGTCCTCACCAACCTCGCGGTCCTGGTGGTTCTCAGCACCGCCGCCCGCCTGCTCGGCGTGGACCGTTTCCTGACGGCCCAGGGCGGCGGGATCGACCTGAGCCAGCTGCTGGTCTTCGCGGCGCTCTTCGGGATGGGCGGGGCGTTCGTTTCGCTGGCGATGTCCAAGTGGACCGCCAGGCACATGACGGGAGCCCAGGTCATCGGGCAGCCCGGCACCGAGCTCGAGGCCTGGCTGGTGCGCACCGTTCAGGACCAGGCGCAGCGTGCGGGGATCGGGATGCCGGAGGTGGCGATCTTCGACTCGCCGGACCCGAACGCCTTCGCCACGGGAATGAACAAGGACAAGGCCCTCGTAGCTGTCAGCACGGGCCTCCTCCAGCGCATGAACAAGCGCGAGGTGGAGGCGGTGCTCGGGCACGAGATCAGTCACGTCGCCAACGGGGACATGGTGACCCTCGCCCTCATCCAGGGTGTGGTGAACACCTTCGTCATCTTCCTCTCACGCGTCGTGGGCAGCGTCGTCGACCGTGCGTTGTCGCGCAACGAAGAGTACGAAGGACCGGGCATCGGCTACTGGGTCACGAGCATCGCGGCCGAACTGCTGTTCGGGGTGCTCGCGAGCATCATCGTGATGTGGTTCAGCCGCCAGCGTGAGTTCCGGGCGGACCGGGGCGGGTCCGCACTCACCAGTCCTGCGCAGATGGTCGCGGCCCTGGAGCGCTTGAAGGCCTCGGCCGAGGGGCAGCACCTGCCGGACCGCCTGGCCGCCTTCGGGGTGTCGGGCCGCACCGGTGGGGGCTTGGCCCGCCTGTTCCTGTCGCACCCGCCGCTCGAGGAGCGGATCGCTGCGCTGCAGGAGCCGCGCACGTGA